The following coding sequences are from one Calditrichota bacterium window:
- a CDS encoding DUF362 domain-containing protein, giving the protein MTERPSLSTVYFAPLRRDDPPAVVEGTLQRLCQEAGMRQVVAPKDYVAVKLHFGEEGNGTHLPPSLVRPIVSSIKECGGRPFLTDTCVLYRSPRNNAITHLELAHAHGFTIEATGAPVVMADGVWGDSEVAVPIPGKLFAEVSLAREAMRANALVVVSHVTGHVAAGLGATIKNLGMGMASRRGKLRQHSAMKPQVKPEACTGCGECLRWCPEQTIEMRDGVAFIVSQGCIGCGECLTTCRFDAIRYDWKVAGDDLQRKIAEHALGAVIQRRDKVLCFNFIISVTKDCDCLAVAQAPLFADIGVLASRDPVAIDKAALDLIAERVGRPLHQMAYPKVDGMVQLAHAEAIGLGTTAYQLIEVD; this is encoded by the coding sequence ATGACCGAACGACCTTCCCTTAGCACCGTTTACTTTGCCCCACTCCGCAGGGATGACCCGCCGGCGGTTGTCGAGGGCACCCTGCAACGCCTCTGTCAGGAGGCCGGCATGCGGCAGGTGGTGGCGCCCAAGGACTATGTGGCGGTCAAGCTCCACTTTGGCGAAGAGGGAAATGGCACCCACCTGCCTCCCTCTCTGGTGCGCCCCATAGTGTCTTCCATCAAGGAGTGTGGGGGACGGCCGTTTCTCACGGACACTTGTGTGCTGTACCGAAGCCCAAGGAACAACGCCATCACGCACTTGGAGCTGGCCCACGCGCACGGTTTTACCATAGAGGCCACCGGGGCGCCGGTGGTGATGGCGGATGGAGTGTGGGGCGATAGCGAAGTAGCCGTCCCTATCCCTGGCAAGCTGTTTGCAGAAGTTTCCTTAGCCCGTGAGGCCATGCGCGCCAATGCGCTGGTGGTGGTCAGCCACGTGACCGGGCATGTGGCAGCCGGCTTGGGTGCGACCATCAAGAACTTGGGAATGGGGATGGCCAGCAGACGCGGCAAGCTGCGCCAGCACTCGGCCATGAAACCGCAGGTCAAGCCAGAAGCCTGTACCGGGTGCGGCGAGTGCTTGCGCTGGTGCCCGGAGCAAACGATCGAAATGCGCGACGGGGTGGCTTTCATCGTCAGCCAGGGGTGCATCGGCTGCGGCGAATGCCTCACCACCTGCCGCTTCGATGCCATCCGCTACGACTGGAAGGTGGCCGGCGACGACCTGCAGCGCAAGATCGCGGAGCACGCCCTGGGCGCCGTCATCCAGCGGCGGGACAAGGTGCTGTGTTTCAACTTCATCATCTCCGTGACCAAAGACTGCGACTGCCTGGCCGTGGCGCAGGCGCCGCTGTTTGCGGATATTGGCGTTCTTGCCAGCCGGGATCCGGTGGCCATTGACAAGGCGGCGTTGGACCTCATTGCCGAACGGGTGGGGAGGCCACTACACCAGATGGCTTATCCCAAGGTGGACGGCATGGTGCAGCTGGCGCACGCCGAAGCCATCGGCTTAGGTACCACCGCGTACCAGCTGATCGAGGTGGACTGA
- a CDS encoding PQQ-binding-like beta-propeller repeat protein, giving the protein MKRVAFLLSVLGTCALVSCTRDKTPLGPVERAGLCPQQEIPWPSIADSPWPVMGADPQGTHRGRYPGPRAGRVVWSLVLCGWSWPPLGVVVGGDGTIYLTTDCPTTKETRLYAIAPDGTVMWSRHLCDECYGSSATVLLADGRVLVLAWRYGIEFASDGTELSRYQIEGANRTTKPGVGPDGTLYIVAYYYPFPALAVQRGGNLLWTNSETQFTLGEWNEGWWVSMSPAGDVVYLMTTGSASPGSLVALDAHTGTRLWEAPASWDSCYPVVDSEGNLYYSRLREEIGYVLCSVTDQGVLRWEGDYPVLPGANLALGVDGSLYVRGEKDELLCFDCAGHLKWRVPVLSGLGRHGGEVVVDCEGTCYLVYPNRFVSAFDRSGHRMFTCELPERGIGLTGAAISAEGRLYVLGERGLYCIE; this is encoded by the coding sequence GTGAAAAGGGTAGCATTCTTGTTGTCAGTCCTGGGGACCTGTGCCCTGGTGTCATGTACGCGGGACAAGACTCCTTTGGGGCCGGTGGAGCGTGCTGGCCTGTGCCCGCAGCAGGAGATCCCCTGGCCGAGCATAGCGGATAGCCCCTGGCCGGTGATGGGTGCCGATCCTCAGGGTACGCACCGGGGGAGGTATCCTGGACCCAGGGCAGGGAGGGTGGTATGGTCACTGGTGCTCTGCGGGTGGAGCTGGCCCCCCCTCGGAGTGGTTGTGGGCGGCGACGGCACCATCTACCTTACCACAGATTGTCCCACCACGAAGGAGACGCGCCTTTACGCAATCGCACCCGACGGCACCGTCATGTGGTCGAGGCATCTGTGTGACGAATGTTACGGCAGTTCCGCCACTGTGCTTCTGGCGGACGGTCGGGTACTGGTGCTGGCTTGGAGGTACGGGATTGAGTTTGCTTCGGACGGCACGGAGCTCTCGAGGTATCAAATCGAAGGGGCAAACAGGACTACGAAGCCAGGTGTGGGGCCCGACGGGACCCTCTACATCGTAGCCTACTACTACCCTTTTCCCGCTCTTGCCGTTCAGCGCGGGGGAAACCTGCTGTGGACCAATAGCGAGACACAGTTCACCTTGGGGGAGTGGAACGAAGGGTGGTGGGTATCCATGTCGCCGGCCGGCGATGTCGTGTACCTGATGACAACAGGCTCCGCTTCCCCCGGTTCCCTCGTCGCCCTGGACGCCCACACTGGGACTCGGCTGTGGGAGGCACCCGCCTCCTGGGATTCTTGTTATCCAGTGGTTGATAGTGAGGGCAATCTCTACTATTCCAGGCTGAGGGAGGAGATTGGCTATGTACTCTGTTCCGTGACGGACCAGGGGGTGCTACGCTGGGAAGGTGATTACCCGGTGCTCCCCGGGGCGAACCTGGCCTTGGGAGTGGACGGGAGTCTCTATGTGCGTGGGGAGAAAGATGAGCTGCTGTGCTTCGATTGCGCGGGGCACCTGAAATGGAGAGTTCCTGTGTTGAGTGGGCTCGGGCGCCACGGAGGAGAAGTGGTGGTAGATTGTGAGGGGACATGTTATCTCGTCTACCCCAACCGTTTCGTCTCGGCTTTCGATCGGTCCGGTCACCGCATGTTCACCTGCGAGCTTCCCGAGCGTGGGATTGGGCTCACAGGGGCCGCCATCTCCGCCGAAGGCCGGCTCTACGTGCTAGGCGAGCGGGGATTGTACTGTATTGAGTAG
- a CDS encoding T9SS type A sorting domain-containing protein produces the protein MLSKHLYRAIAAGLVACSVVPTRGQVTVLAYGEIVMVVEGLEDSTLGWSVTASIDRRDNIRWTWDGDECRLTDGFARVQVRGTGNSQSQDNFRSPKLMDSYSLAWGLYNFRWDMPEGYPDTEFCLDLRDADWAEGYWPEPDLYIRYADTAGTGEWSLGWSHHQHGPYQPLKGNIWDAWGRSAPNQWPFRPTGPQDFTCVNNGRAGENPTFTWYWPEAPNELMDWPYCFSYSIYRSENFGPFYYVASGLSYGPGTPLPFSWTDNSVMMWPGGGRYLYYCTATTGESPESPPSDEVAVRGNPYKVLPGEGEEPAADVSGQVQVRSVGLWCSPNPCNAVVGVWYCLPREGRVQLALYDLGGAEVAELARGVEGAGVHRVSYSLDALPSGLYVVRLVFRDRGVSQKVAVVK, from the coding sequence ATGCTGTCGAAACATCTTTACCGCGCCATCGCCGCAGGCCTGGTAGCCTGCTCGGTGGTGCCGACCAGAGGACAAGTCACCGTACTCGCTTATGGGGAAATAGTGATGGTGGTAGAGGGGCTTGAGGACTCCACCCTGGGATGGAGTGTGACTGCCAGCATTGATCGGCGCGATAACATCAGATGGACTTGGGACGGGGATGAATGTCGGCTGACCGATGGGTTCGCAAGGGTGCAGGTGAGGGGCACTGGTAACAGTCAGTCACAAGACAACTTCAGGTCGCCGAAGCTCATGGACAGCTATAGCCTCGCCTGGGGATTGTACAACTTTAGGTGGGACATGCCAGAGGGCTACCCGGACACGGAGTTTTGCCTCGACCTGCGGGACGCTGATTGGGCGGAGGGGTACTGGCCCGAGCCTGACCTGTATATTCGCTATGCCGACACCGCCGGCACTGGGGAGTGGAGCCTAGGGTGGAGCCACCATCAGCACGGTCCGTACCAGCCATTGAAGGGCAACATCTGGGACGCCTGGGGGAGAAGCGCACCGAACCAGTGGCCCTTTCGGCCAACCGGCCCGCAGGACTTTACCTGCGTCAACAACGGGCGAGCCGGTGAGAATCCCACGTTTACATGGTACTGGCCTGAGGCACCGAACGAGCTTATGGACTGGCCTTACTGTTTCAGTTACAGCATCTACCGCAGTGAGAACTTTGGCCCCTTTTATTATGTGGCCTCTGGCCTCTCCTACGGGCCTGGCACGCCGCTGCCTTTTTCCTGGACCGACAACAGTGTGATGATGTGGCCCGGGGGCGGCAGGTACCTCTACTACTGCACGGCCACAACTGGGGAGTCGCCGGAGTCGCCACCTTCTGACGAGGTAGCGGTGCGGGGCAACCCGTACAAGGTGTTGCCTGGAGAGGGTGAGGAGCCTGCGGCCGATGTGAGTGGGCAGGTGCAGGTGCGGAGCGTGGGGCTATGGTGCTCCCCCAATCCGTGCAATGCGGTGGTGGGGGTATGGTATTGTCTGCCGCGTGAGGGGAGGGTGCAGCTTGCGCTCTACGACCTGGGAGGGGCTGAGGTGGCGGAGCTGGCGCGGGGCGTCGAGGGCGCAGGGGTGCATCGGGTCTCGTATTCGTTAGATGCGCTGCCTTCCGGTCTCTATGTGGTGCGTCTGGTGTTTAGGGACAGGGGGGTGAGCCAGAAGGTGGCGGTGGTCAAATGA
- a CDS encoding PQQ-like beta-propeller repeat protein translates to MRRVVFLSFVVVSWALVWCTRDKTPLGPVERAGLCPQQEIPWPSIANSPWPMMWADPQCTARGKYPGARLGKVVWGFAPVRMDGECVNVAVAGDCTIYWAARVTGALQLTLFVIGMDGRERARVPLGPKYQDSSSPILLAHGSVLVIGCRDGAFYEYTRDGQVGTPFCLGRSYELTGPGVGLDGTIYLHPREDHLFLAVNPQGQVVWTNTEKAGIRKATGTWLSMSPDGQRLYALVEEVSGPPQLTAFDAQTGVIVWEVPVGWHAASPAVDAYGNVYCVKQGDAGKPVLASFGPDGSLRWESSRPVCPYTNVAIAGDGRVYAPAERGGDLLCFDCEGHLLWSVRPLFGLCSEGALVVDSEGVVYFAADRSVEAFDRDGRRLFVSEMPGNAWALHAMAIPCPGRLIVVGDAQIWCIE, encoded by the coding sequence ATGCGGAGGGTTGTTTTCCTGTCGTTTGTGGTCGTGTCCTGGGCGCTGGTGTGGTGCACGCGGGACAAGACTCCTTTGGGGCCGGTGGAGCGTGCTGGCCTGTGCCCGCAGCAGGAGATCCCCTGGCCGAGCATAGCGAATAGCCCCTGGCCGATGATGTGGGCAGACCCGCAGTGCACAGCCAGAGGTAAGTATCCCGGTGCCCGCCTGGGGAAGGTGGTGTGGGGCTTTGCTCCCGTGCGGATGGACGGCGAGTGCGTCAATGTGGCTGTGGCTGGAGACTGCACCATCTACTGGGCCGCGCGCGTTACCGGGGCGCTGCAATTGACCCTCTTCGTCATAGGCATGGACGGAAGAGAGCGTGCCCGTGTCCCGTTGGGGCCGAAGTACCAGGACAGTTCGAGCCCCATCCTCTTGGCTCACGGGAGCGTCCTCGTCATTGGGTGTAGGGATGGAGCGTTCTATGAGTACACTCGGGACGGTCAGGTAGGCACTCCCTTCTGCCTCGGTCGCTCCTACGAGCTGACGGGACCTGGTGTAGGTTTGGATGGGACCATTTATCTTCACCCGAGGGAGGACCACCTCTTCCTGGCCGTGAACCCGCAGGGGCAGGTGGTGTGGACGAACACGGAGAAGGCCGGCATCCGGAAGGCGACCGGAACCTGGTTGAGTATGTCGCCCGACGGGCAACGCTTGTACGCCCTGGTAGAGGAGGTCTCTGGGCCACCGCAGTTGACGGCGTTCGATGCGCAGACTGGCGTCATTGTCTGGGAGGTCCCCGTTGGTTGGCACGCAGCCTCTCCGGCAGTGGATGCCTATGGCAACGTCTACTGCGTGAAGCAAGGAGATGCCGGCAAGCCAGTGCTGGCCTCCTTTGGACCCGATGGCTCTTTGCGCTGGGAAAGCTCCCGGCCCGTGTGCCCTTACACAAACGTTGCCATCGCTGGGGACGGGAGAGTCTATGCGCCCGCAGAGCGGGGCGGCGACCTGCTGTGCTTTGACTGTGAGGGGCATCTGCTGTGGTCGGTGAGGCCGCTTTTCGGCTTGTGCTCTGAGGGTGCCCTGGTGGTGGACTCCGAAGGGGTGGTCTACTTCGCGGCGGACAGAAGTGTCGAAGCCTTTGACCGGGATGGACGCCGACTCTTCGTGAGTGAGATGCCAGGAAATGCTTGGGCACTGCACGCCATGGCCATACCGTGCCCGGGGCGTCTGATAGTGGTAGGGGACGCACAAATCTGGTGCATTGAGTAG
- a CDS encoding T9SS type A sorting domain-containing protein: protein MEYLYCATASSDRWPESGYSEQACIVGELGKRVVDSGAFLQGGGEWRESVVVYPNPCNPRAMVRYVVAEEGEVKVSLYDLCGREVARLAEGPHRAGEHQVKLEGRALSTGAYLVRMVHGGRALSAKVLVVR, encoded by the coding sequence GTGGAGTATCTGTACTGCGCCACTGCTTCCAGCGATCGGTGGCCCGAGTCGGGCTACTCCGAGCAGGCTTGTATTGTAGGGGAGTTAGGCAAGCGCGTGGTGGACTCGGGAGCTTTCCTGCAGGGGGGAGGCGAATGGAGAGAATCGGTTGTGGTCTACCCCAACCCTTGCAACCCCAGGGCCATGGTACGGTACGTGGTGGCCGAGGAGGGGGAGGTGAAGGTGAGCCTGTATGATCTTTGCGGCCGGGAGGTGGCGCGCCTTGCAGAGGGTCCGCACCGAGCTGGGGAGCATCAGGTGAAGCTGGAGGGGCGGGCGTTGAGCACGGGGGCCTACCTGGTGCGGATGGTGCATGGGGGCCGGGCGCTGAGTGCCAAGGTGCTGGTGGTGAGATAG
- a CDS encoding PQQ-like beta-propeller repeat protein translates to MRRVVFLSFVVVSGVLVWCTRDKTPLGPVERAGLCPQQEIPWPSLANSPWPAPHGDMQCTGRARYPGPREGRLEWVFQPTRERVFNAPVIGEDGTIYVLADYHLYAVNPDGSLKWEFPTGYISLGSVVVGAGDIIYFAAGTSHREPGIWGYLWALDNKGNVLWEYKTSGMFEMFSPAIGLDGTIYLADSEGYLHAIDKTGRLRWKAWGDCGFYCRWWSSIAVSPEGTRLYLGGRDSTLCAVAAATGLLLWKVKVGWDVDWAPLVDNEGNVYSYGLEEDRFECYIVSVTPEGRLRWKCDIPEVKGIYFYGLDMHMDKGGNLYVCDWWRLYSIDCQGKLRWAVAYPDHDVFSPNTPILGDSQGNVFLLMGSHYMYAFGGDGQLLFECPTGGASGVCGAISDRGRMYLTVGTRLLCIK, encoded by the coding sequence ATGCGGAGGGTTGTTTTCCTGTCGTTTGTGGTCGTGTCGGGGGTGCTGGTGTGGTGCACGCGGGACAAGACTCCTTTGGGGCCGGTGGAGCGTGCTGGCCTGTGCCCGCAGCAGGAGATCCCCTGGCCGAGCCTGGCCAATAGCCCCTGGCCGGCTCCCCATGGAGATATGCAATGCACAGGCCGGGCAAGATATCCCGGCCCCAGGGAAGGGAGACTGGAGTGGGTGTTTCAGCCCACCAGGGAACGTGTTTTCAACGCGCCGGTCATCGGCGAGGACGGCACCATCTACGTCCTTGCCGATTACCATCTGTATGCCGTCAATCCCGACGGCAGCTTGAAGTGGGAGTTCCCCACTGGGTATATTAGCCTTGGCAGCGTGGTGGTGGGGGCGGGCGACATCATCTATTTTGCGGCTGGCACGTCGCATCGAGAGCCGGGTATTTGGGGCTACCTCTGGGCCCTGGACAACAAGGGCAACGTGCTGTGGGAGTACAAAACTTCTGGGATGTTCGAGATGTTCAGCCCGGCGATTGGGCTGGATGGCACCATCTACCTCGCCGACAGCGAGGGGTACCTGCACGCGATAGATAAAACGGGCAGGCTGCGGTGGAAGGCGTGGGGGGACTGCGGCTTCTACTGCAGATGGTGGTCATCCATTGCCGTCTCCCCTGAAGGGACTCGTCTCTACCTGGGGGGACGGGATAGTACCCTGTGCGCGGTGGCGGCGGCTACCGGCTTGCTGCTGTGGAAGGTGAAGGTAGGGTGGGACGTAGACTGGGCCCCGCTGGTGGACAATGAGGGCAACGTCTACTCCTACGGACTGGAGGAGGACAGGTTTGAGTGCTACATTGTCTCGGTCACCCCAGAGGGGAGACTGCGCTGGAAGTGTGACATCCCTGAGGTGAAGGGCATATACTTCTACGGGCTCGACATGCACATGGACAAGGGAGGGAACCTCTATGTGTGCGACTGGTGGCGCCTGTATTCCATAGACTGCCAGGGGAAGCTGCGCTGGGCGGTTGCCTATCCGGATCACGATGTGTTCAGTCCGAATACCCCTATCTTGGGGGACAGCCAGGGGAACGTCTTTCTTCTCATGGGGAGCCACTACATGTATGCATTTGGCGGCGACGGTCAGCTCCTGTTTGAGTGCCCCACCGGTGGGGCGTCGGGAGTCTGCGGGGCCATATCCGACCGTGGACGAATGTACCTCACGGTGGGCACGCGCCTGCTCTGCATAAAGTGA
- a CDS encoding M20/M25/M40 family metallo-hydrolase, giving the protein MNTSKRLALVALVVLALSACAKRAEKTVQQVVPPPFAELAEAKMAYNPVIAKMLAQVSPDTLKSLVAALASFETRHTLSDTTSEHRGIGAARRWLERRLLTYRAACGGRLQVECDRWSQEIPGMGMASLVNVLAILPAPDPRLQSRVVLLCAHYDSRSGEAKDPVASAPGANDDGSGVAALLELARVLGMYRFEATLVFAAVVGEEQGLLGSARLAEQVQQRGWELMAVLSMDMIGNVVGGNGLVDSTRVRCFSEGLSYTESEDEARRRWRMGGESDSPSRQLARYAKAQAETYLPDLAVSLVFRPDRLGRGGDHLSFNRAGFAAVRFTEANEHFGHQHQLVRIEGGVQYGDLPEFLSYSYLTRVTKAVGAVAAGLALSPRPPQEVTVDRGQGYDARLRWDDPEPMNDLAGYKIYVRQTTSPVWQKQLFVRNATVAVIKGLCIDDYFFAVAAVDRDGNESLPRFATLGP; this is encoded by the coding sequence ATGAACACGTCCAAGAGACTTGCCCTTGTGGCATTGGTGGTCCTTGCCCTAAGCGCATGCGCCAAGCGCGCAGAAAAGACCGTCCAGCAGGTCGTCCCCCCTCCCTTTGCCGAGCTGGCAGAAGCTAAGATGGCCTACAACCCGGTCATCGCCAAAATGCTGGCCCAAGTCTCGCCCGACACGTTAAAGTCCTTGGTGGCCGCGTTGGCCTCATTCGAAACCAGACACACCCTTTCGGACACCACCTCCGAGCACCGCGGCATAGGCGCAGCACGGCGCTGGTTGGAGCGCCGCCTTCTCACCTACCGGGCTGCCTGTGGTGGCCGCCTGCAGGTGGAGTGCGACCGCTGGAGTCAAGAGATACCCGGCATGGGCATGGCGAGCCTGGTGAATGTGCTGGCCATCCTTCCCGCGCCCGACCCGCGGCTCCAGTCGCGCGTGGTGCTGCTCTGTGCCCATTATGATTCCAGGTCCGGGGAGGCAAAGGATCCGGTGGCCTCTGCTCCTGGAGCGAACGACGATGGCAGTGGCGTGGCAGCGCTGCTGGAACTGGCGCGCGTGCTGGGCATGTATAGGTTCGAAGCCACTCTGGTCTTTGCCGCCGTTGTCGGTGAGGAGCAGGGACTCCTGGGCAGTGCGCGGCTGGCGGAGCAAGTCCAGCAGCGGGGGTGGGAGCTGATGGCCGTACTTTCTATGGACATGATCGGCAACGTCGTGGGCGGCAACGGCCTGGTGGATAGCACGCGCGTGCGCTGCTTCTCCGAGGGGCTCAGCTACACCGAAAGCGAAGACGAGGCGCGGCGAAGGTGGCGGATGGGCGGTGAAAGCGACTCGCCCTCCCGCCAACTGGCTCGTTATGCCAAGGCCCAGGCCGAGACCTATCTTCCCGACCTCGCGGTGTCCCTGGTGTTCAGACCCGATCGCTTGGGGCGGGGAGGCGACCACCTCTCCTTCAACCGCGCAGGTTTTGCTGCGGTGCGCTTCACCGAGGCCAACGAACACTTTGGCCACCAGCACCAACTGGTGCGCATCGAGGGTGGCGTGCAGTATGGCGATCTACCGGAGTTCCTCTCGTACAGCTACTTGACCCGTGTGACGAAGGCTGTGGGGGCAGTGGCCGCGGGCTTGGCGCTGTCGCCCAGGCCGCCGCAAGAGGTGACAGTGGATCGTGGCCAGGGCTACGATGCCCGCTTGAGGTGGGACGATCCGGAGCCCATGAACGACTTGGCCGGTTACAAGATCTACGTTAGGCAGACCACCTCCCCAGTTTGGCAGAAGCAACTATTTGTGCGCAACGCCACGGTCGCCGTCATCAAAGGCTTGTGCATCGACGACTACTTCTTTGCCGTCGCCGCCGTTGACCGTGACGGCAACGAGAGCCTGCCCCGCTTTGCAACTCTCGGCCCGTGA
- a CDS encoding cyanophycinase, with protein MRKLLLVALALSFLTVQACGGRVGRGYLLIVGGGTRPQPAVEEFVRLCQGGPILVITSASASPEEAGPAVVRQFEQAGGERVSWLHIAGPDTANADSTVARIVAARGVFFTGGVQTRLMERIGGTRTEAALRSLYFQRGGVIGGTSAGAAVLSEVMITGDGELTKIEAGNIATARGIGFLTNCIVDQHFVARQRNNRLLSLVIEKRLIGLGIDENTAVLYYPDDTFRVYGEGSVLVYDPRYASVPPAPASKRLTMQGIRLSVLKAGQSFDLRRGRVR; from the coding sequence ATGAGAAAGCTCTTGCTCGTGGCCCTTGCGCTTTCGTTTCTGACCGTTCAAGCCTGCGGCGGGAGGGTCGGCCGCGGTTACCTGCTCATTGTCGGGGGAGGGACCAGGCCGCAGCCGGCAGTAGAGGAATTCGTTCGTCTGTGCCAGGGCGGCCCCATTCTGGTCATCACCAGCGCCAGCGCCTCTCCGGAAGAGGCGGGTCCAGCTGTGGTCCGGCAGTTTGAGCAAGCCGGCGGCGAGCGGGTGAGCTGGCTGCACATTGCCGGGCCCGACACAGCCAACGCCGACTCTACCGTGGCCCGCATCGTCGCTGCGCGCGGGGTGTTCTTCACCGGCGGCGTGCAGACGCGCCTCATGGAGCGCATCGGTGGCACGCGCACCGAGGCCGCTTTGCGCTCGCTGTACTTCCAACGAGGCGGAGTCATCGGCGGCACCAGCGCAGGAGCGGCAGTGCTCAGCGAGGTGATGATCACCGGCGACGGCGAGCTCACCAAGATCGAAGCCGGCAACATCGCCACCGCACGCGGCATAGGCTTTCTCACCAACTGCATCGTGGACCAGCACTTCGTAGCCAGACAACGCAACAATCGCCTGCTCAGCCTGGTCATCGAGAAACGCCTCATCGGCCTGGGCATCGACGAAAACACCGCCGTCCTCTATTACCCGGATGACACCTTTCGCGTCTACGGCGAAGGATCAGTGTTGGTTTACGACCCCCGCTATGCCTCCGTGCCACCGGCGCCTGCATCAAAGCGGCTGACCATGCAGGGCATCAGGCTGTCAGTGCTCAAGGCTGGACAGAGCTTCGACCTTCGCCGCGGCCGGGTGAGGTGA
- the yfcC gene encoding putative basic amino acid antiporter YfcC, producing MRLSKFKLPHTLVLISGIMLVVAALTWVIPGGRYQRHLDANGREVVEAGTFAFVERKPQGLFAVLKAPLIGIRQTADIIGFILIIGGVFAIIQKTQVIDAAIARVATRLRHRGMIVIPAGMLLFSVFGAVFGMSEEVIPFIPIFIPLAMALGYDSIVGVCVPFLGAGLGFAGAMLNPFTIGIAQGISGLPLFSGMGYRIVVWLVSTGLGTGLVMLYAAKVKKHPERSPVYAIDQTRAKVAGDNSAAGARLSGRHWVVLVLFVLALLVMIVGVMKFKWFIPEIAAVFLGLGIATGLAARLSVNTIADSFVAGARDLVGAALVVGFARAILVLATDGQIVDTIMYALSSAISRLHPVFAAQLMYVAQTVLNFFVPSGSGKAALTMPIMAPLADLIGITRQTAVLAYQLGDGYTNMIIPTSGVTMAVLGMAKIPWEQWARWLLPIEVALFVLGLLLVIPPVLLHWGPF from the coding sequence ATGAGACTGAGCAAGTTCAAGCTGCCGCACACGCTGGTGCTGATTTCCGGCATCATGCTGGTGGTCGCCGCCCTCACCTGGGTGATCCCCGGCGGCCGCTACCAGCGCCACCTCGATGCCAATGGCCGCGAGGTTGTGGAAGCGGGGACTTTCGCCTTCGTGGAGCGCAAGCCGCAAGGACTGTTTGCCGTGCTCAAAGCTCCGCTGATCGGCATCCGGCAGACCGCCGACATTATCGGCTTCATCCTCATCATCGGGGGCGTGTTCGCCATCATCCAAAAGACGCAAGTCATTGACGCGGCGATTGCGCGCGTGGCCACCCGCCTCCGTCACCGCGGCATGATCGTCATCCCGGCAGGGATGCTCCTCTTCTCGGTCTTTGGCGCGGTCTTTGGCATGAGCGAGGAGGTGATCCCCTTCATCCCCATTTTCATCCCCTTAGCCATGGCCTTGGGCTACGATAGCATCGTCGGGGTGTGCGTCCCCTTCTTGGGAGCTGGGCTTGGCTTTGCCGGCGCCATGCTCAACCCTTTCACCATTGGCATCGCCCAGGGCATTTCCGGCTTGCCGCTCTTTTCTGGCATGGGCTATCGCATCGTGGTCTGGCTGGTGTCCACCGGGCTGGGCACCGGTCTGGTGATGCTCTATGCCGCCAAGGTCAAGAAGCACCCGGAAAGGAGCCCGGTCTATGCCATAGACCAAACGCGGGCGAAAGTGGCTGGCGACAACAGCGCCGCGGGAGCGCGCCTGAGTGGCCGCCACTGGGTCGTGCTGGTACTGTTCGTCTTGGCGCTGCTGGTGATGATTGTCGGCGTGATGAAATTCAAGTGGTTCATTCCGGAAATTGCCGCGGTCTTTTTGGGCCTGGGGATCGCCACGGGCCTTGCCGCGCGGCTGTCCGTCAACACCATTGCCGACAGTTTTGTCGCCGGCGCCCGCGATCTGGTGGGTGCGGCGCTGGTGGTCGGCTTCGCTCGGGCCATCCTCGTGCTGGCCACCGACGGCCAGATTGTGGACACCATCATGTACGCCCTGTCCAGCGCCATCTCGCGCTTGCACCCGGTCTTTGCTGCGCAGCTCATGTACGTGGCGCAGACCGTGCTGAACTTTTTCGTGCCGTCAGGAAGCGGCAAGGCAGCTCTCACCATGCCCATCATGGCGCCGCTTGCGGACCTCATTGGCATTACTCGGCAAACAGCGGTGCTGGCCTACCAGCTGGGGGACGGCTACACCAACATGATTATCCCCACCTCGGGGGTGACCATGGCGGTGCTGGGCATGGCCAAGATCCCCTGGGAACAGTGGGCCCGCTGGCTGCTGCCCATCGAAGTGGCGCTGTTTGTGCTTGGGCTGCTGCTGGTCATTCCGCCGGTGCTGCTCCACTGGGGGCCGTTCTGA